In a genomic window of Rhopalosiphum maidis isolate BTI-1 chromosome 4, ASM367621v3, whole genome shotgun sequence:
- the LOC113556028 gene encoding angiomotin-like, protein MKIHVLIGLACLVAMATCSEDASTEQTQKVQQDQQPAEDHQSIKRDAVEDYSADESYASSAVAGGEAYQPAAPAEAYAPVAHTAEAYAPSAVEAYAPSAAEGYAHSAGAEAYGPSAYAAAPAAYAAPTAYAAAAAPVGIATAPAAYGYGPSAYPAVSGYAPTYGPEHVISQHVEINRAIPVPVYRTIAVGVPQPVAVRVPYPVPVIKTVAYPVEKPVPYPVDKPYPVHIEKKVPVPVDRPYPVPVYKIKHIYHEPKWAKWLSGW, encoded by the exons ATGAAAATACAC GTTTTGATCGGTCTGGCATGTTTGGTGGCCATGGCCACGTGCTCGGAGGACGCGTCTACCGAACAGACGCAGAAGGTGCAACAGGACCAACAGCCGGCAGAGGACCACCAGTCCATCAAACGCGACGCAGTCGAAGACTACAGCGCGGATGAGTCGTACGCCTCGTCAGCCGTCGCCGGCGGCGAAGCATACCAGCCCGCTGCCCCTGCCGAAGCATACGCACCGGTCGCTCACACCGCCGAAGCATACGCACCGTCCGCCGTCGAAGCGTACGCGCCGTCCGCCGCTGAAGGTTACGCGCATTCCGCCGGCGCCGAAGCGTACGGTCCGTCTGCATACGCCGCCGCTCCAGCCGCTTATGCCGCCCCCACAGCttacgccgccgccgccgcaccgGTAGGCATCGCCACTGCACCTGCCGCCTACGGATACGGACCGTCCGCATATCCAGCAGTTTCCGG ATACGCCCCAACTTACGGACCTGAACACGTTATCTCGCAACACGTTGAGATCAATCGCGCCATACCCGTTCCAGTGTACAGGACGATCGCGGTCGGCGTACCTCAACCGGTGGCCGTGCGTGTGCCATACCCCGTGCCGGTCATCAAGACGGTCGCTTACCCAGTCGAGAAACCCGTGCCGTACCCGGTAGACAAGCCGTACCCAGTGCACATCGAAAAGAAAGTCCCGGTGCCCGTCGACAGACCGTACCCCGTGCCCGTGTACAAGATCAAGCACATCTACCACGAGCCCAAGTGGGCCAAATGGCTCAGTGGCTGGTAA